GAGGATGCGCGGGTGCGCGCCGCACCGGCAGAGGTGCGACTCGAGCTCCTCCCGCATCACCTGCTCTGGCGCGGCGCTCGGGTTCTTCTCGAGGCTCGCGTAGATGTCCATGATCATGCCGGGCGTGCAGAAGCCGCACTGGTAGCCGGCGTGATCCAAGAACGCCTGCTGCACCGGATGCAGCCGGCCGTTCTGCGCCAGCCCCTCGATCGTCGTGACGCTCTTGCCGGCGACGTCGCCGATGCGCGTCGCGCACGCGCGCGCCGACGCCTTGTCGATGACGACGGCGCACGAGCCGCAGGTGGCCTGACCGCAGCCGTACTTCGTGCCGGTGAGATTGAGGTCGTCGCGAAGGACCCAGAGCAGCAGCCGCGTCTCGTCGGTCGTGACCGCCGTCGGCCTGCCGTTGAGCGTGAAGGAGATGGTGCGCATACGGCCAATTATCGGCGAGGAGTCTGGAAATGTCGCGATTTGTTCTCTGGGTGTCGGTGCGACTCTTTGGTCGTCTGGTGGCCTGGAAAGGCGCGTCCGCGACACCGCCCTGCCGGCTAAGCCGCCAGGCCCTCGGTGAGCCGGATGAGCCGGCGCCACAGCGTGTCGG
This Acidobacteriota bacterium DNA region includes the following protein-coding sequences:
- a CDS encoding (2Fe-2S)-binding protein; translation: MRTISFTLNGRPTAVTTDETRLLLWVLRDDLNLTGTKYGCGQATCGSCAVVIDKASARACATRIGDVAGKSVTTIEGLAQNGRLHPVQQAFLDHAGYQCGFCTPGMIMDIYASLEKNPSAAPEQVMREELESHLCRCGAHPRILDAVKSASAAMKGGVR